Proteins from a genomic interval of Acipenser ruthenus chromosome 46, fAciRut3.2 maternal haplotype, whole genome shotgun sequence:
- the LOC117397840 gene encoding transforming acidic coiled-coil-containing protein 1 isoform X4 encodes MAFSPWQMLSPVQWAKWTWSAVRGGGEGGEEEAAEEEDLSAEEEKSLSCSSDSEGNFETPEAETPVHAPLKDFSEELLDNSPSKRAELLENDEQLISKTIEHPNRYLDKNSNQHEITSTEKCSLAEKNNLDKLNIEVVKQLANLQISEEETQKAPTGQPTDALDTSQEAMSEEQMVVTTEEVIELQAASESAPVKGKPKKSRPSSLKMMVDHQEPEEDEIPVPKVAYNFNPDEYNDNVNPFALGGSKLQNSPPAVSTIKTDSEIPDAESNLEETTGPAMKMEFDFTDNKENGDVKKPMPRKLCKKLGSKLTPKKQKPFAKPIEPPENSTQNLDDVPIPKSSYNSDPSKWDDPNFNPFNSSTGCSPSLPKGSYSFNTESIDDSIDPFKPSKTLALALSEDTSLPDKLTEDLESQKLELPIEAEGKARMSPKKTKSRLITGACKVKKYENQSLVLDICGQEDEPVTAEAHREGHATDEEKLASTTSSQKQPLTEVKGDNDDEFFECSNVPESTRAKKHLTEGLEKAVASSLAETESCSPYIDPAGTKNKLTGNEDQGKGSPIFDTICISEADKEAVLNLIREEIITKEIETNEWKRKYEESRQEVFEMRKIVAEYEKTIAQMIEDEQRTAMSSQQGLQQLTLEKEQAISDLNSVERSLSELFRRYENMKGVLEGYKKNEEVLKRCAQEYLARVKQEEQRYQTLKIHAEEKLDKANEDIAQVRSKSNSEAAAFHASLRKEQMKVDSLERALQQKNQEIEELTKICDELIAKLGRND; translated from the exons CTCGGACTCAGAGGGTAACTTTGAGACGCCAGAGGCAGAGACTCCTGTACACGCCCCCCTGAAAGACTTCTCGGAGGAGCTCCTTGATAATTCACCATCCAAGAGAGCAG AGCTGCTGGAAAATGATGAACAGCTGATCTCCAAAACGATCGAACATCCGAATCGTTACCTGGATAAAAACTCGAACCAGCATGAGATCACCAGCACGGAAAAATGCTCCCTGGCAGAAAAGAACAATCTAGATAAACTAAATATTGAGGTGGTGAAGCAATTAGCCAATCTTCAAATATCAGAGGAGGAAACACAGAAGGCACCAACAGGACAACCTACAGATGCCTTAGACACAAGCCAGGAGGCTATGTCTGAAGAACAGATGGTGGTCACCACAGAAGAAGTAATTGAGCTCCAGGCTGCCAGTGAGTCTGCACCCGTGAAGGGCAAACCCAAAAAGAGCCGACCTTCGTCCCTCAAAATGATGGTGGACCATCAGGAACCAGAAGAAGATGAGATCCCTGTTCCAAAAGTGGCCTACAACTTCAACCCAGACGAATACAATGATAACGTCAACCCTTTTGCCTTGGGTGGATCCAAGTTGCAAAACTCTCCGCCTGCTGTCAGCACTATCAAGACTGACTCTGAAATTCCTGATGCTGAGTCTAACCTGGAGGAGACGACAGGTCCTGCCATGAAGATGGAGTTCGATTTCACGGACAATAAAGAGAACGGGGATGTCAAGAAGCCCATGCCTAGAAAACTGTGCAAAAAGCTGGGCAGTAAGCTCACACCTAAAAAACAGAAACCTTTTGCCAAACCTATAGAGCCCCCAGAGAACTCCACCCAAAACTTAGACGATGTCCCTATCCCAAAATCATCCTATAATTCAGACCCCAGCAAGTGGGACGATCCCAACTTCAACCCATTCAACTCCAGTACAGGCTGCTCTCCCAGCCTTCCAAAGGGATCCTATAGCTTTAACACTGAAAGTATTGATGACTCCATTGATCCTTTTAAGCCTTCCAAGACCTTGGCCCTTGCCCTGTCTGAGGACACTTCTTTACCTGACAAGCTCACAGAGGATCTGGAATCCCAGAAACTTGAACTGCCCATCGAGGCTGAGGGGAAAGCGAGAATGTCACCAAAGAAGACCAAGTCTAGGTTAATAAC GGGTGCCTGCAAAGTAAAGAAGTATGAAAACCAGTCCCTGGTATTGGATATCTGTGGTCAG GAGGATGAGCCGGTGACGGCAGAGGCGCACAGAGAGGGTCATGCCACCGATGAAGAAAAACTGGCATCAACCACCTCCAGTCAGAAGCAGCCACTGACCGAGGTCAAGGGGGACAACGACGACGAGTTTTTCGAGTGCTCCAACGTGCCTGAGTCTACCCGTGCAAAGAAACACCTTACTGAGG GTCTTGAAAAAGCAGTAGCCAGTTCCTTGGCAGAGACAGAATCCTGCTCACCT TACATCGACCCGGCTGGAACAAAAAACAAGCTGACGGGAAACGAAGACCAAGGAAAAGGAAGCCCCATCTTCGACACGATCTGCATCAGTGAGGCAGACAAAGAGGCTGTGCTGAACCTGATCAGAGAAGAG ATCATCACTAAAGAAATTGAAACCAATGAATGGAAGAGGAAATATGAAGAAAGCCGACAAGAAGTGTTTGAAATGAG gaAAATTGTAGCAGAATATGAGAAAACAATTGCACAGATGATAG AAGACGAGCAGCGCACCGCAATGAGCTCTCAGCAGGGCCTGCAGCAGCTCACCCTGGAGAAGGAACAAGCCATCTCTGACCTCAACTCAGTGGAGCGCTCCCTGTCAGAACTGTTCCGCAGATACGAGAACATGAAGGGAGTCCTGGAGGGCTATAAGAAG AATGAAGAGGTTCTAAAGAGGTGTGCCCAGGAGTACCTGGCCAGGGTGAAGCAGGAGGAGCAGCGCTACCAGACTCTCAAGATTCACGCCGAGGAGAAACTAGACAA GGCAAATGAAGACATTGCTCAGGTCCGCTCCAAATCCAATTCGGAAGCTGCAGCCTTTCATGCCAGTCTAAGGAAGGAGCAAATGAAGGTGGATTCCTTGGAGAGAGCACTTCAACAGAAG AATCAAGAAATTGAAGAGCTCACCAAGATCTGTGATGAGCTCATAGCCAAACTTGGAAGAAATGACTGA
- the LOC117397840 gene encoding transforming acidic coiled-coil-containing protein 1 isoform X1 produces the protein MAFSPWQMLSPVQWAKWTWSAVRGGGEGGEEEAAEEEDLSAEEEKSLSCSSDSEGNFETPEAETPVHAPLKDFSEELLDNSPSKRAELLENDEQLISKTIEHPNRYLDKNSNQHEITSTEKCSLAEKNNLDKLNIEVVKQLANLQISEEETQKAPTGQPTDALDTSQEAMSEEQMVVTTEEVIELQAASESAPVKGKPKKSRPSSLKMMVDHQEPEEDEIPVPKVAYNFNPDEYNDNVNPFALGGSKLQNSPPAVSTIKTDSEIPDAESNLEETTGPAMKMEFDFTDNKENGDVKKPMPRKLCKKLGSKLTPKKQKPFAKPIEPPENSTQNLDDVPIPKSSYNSDPSKWDDPNFNPFNSSTGCSPSLPKGSYSFNTESIDDSIDPFKPSKTLALALSEDTSLPDKLTEDLESQKLELPIEAEGKARMSPKKTKSRLITTSEQVRFLCFLLGACKVKKYENQSLVLDICGQQEDEPVTAEAHREGHATDEEKLASTTSSQKQPLTEVKGDNDDEFFECSNVPESTRAKKHLTEGLEKAVASSLAETESCSPYIDPAGTKNKLTGNEDQGKGSPIFDTICISEADKEAVLNLIREEIITKEIETNEWKRKYEESRQEVFEMRKIVAEYEKTIAQMIEDEQRTAMSSQQGLQQLTLEKEQAISDLNSVERSLSELFRRYENMKGVLEGYKKNEEVLKRCAQEYLARVKQEEQRYQTLKIHAEEKLDKANEDIAQVRSKSNSEAAAFHASLRKEQMKVDSLERALQQKNQEIEELTKICDELIAKLGRND, from the exons CTCGGACTCAGAGGGTAACTTTGAGACGCCAGAGGCAGAGACTCCTGTACACGCCCCCCTGAAAGACTTCTCGGAGGAGCTCCTTGATAATTCACCATCCAAGAGAGCAG AGCTGCTGGAAAATGATGAACAGCTGATCTCCAAAACGATCGAACATCCGAATCGTTACCTGGATAAAAACTCGAACCAGCATGAGATCACCAGCACGGAAAAATGCTCCCTGGCAGAAAAGAACAATCTAGATAAACTAAATATTGAGGTGGTGAAGCAATTAGCCAATCTTCAAATATCAGAGGAGGAAACACAGAAGGCACCAACAGGACAACCTACAGATGCCTTAGACACAAGCCAGGAGGCTATGTCTGAAGAACAGATGGTGGTCACCACAGAAGAAGTAATTGAGCTCCAGGCTGCCAGTGAGTCTGCACCCGTGAAGGGCAAACCCAAAAAGAGCCGACCTTCGTCCCTCAAAATGATGGTGGACCATCAGGAACCAGAAGAAGATGAGATCCCTGTTCCAAAAGTGGCCTACAACTTCAACCCAGACGAATACAATGATAACGTCAACCCTTTTGCCTTGGGTGGATCCAAGTTGCAAAACTCTCCGCCTGCTGTCAGCACTATCAAGACTGACTCTGAAATTCCTGATGCTGAGTCTAACCTGGAGGAGACGACAGGTCCTGCCATGAAGATGGAGTTCGATTTCACGGACAATAAAGAGAACGGGGATGTCAAGAAGCCCATGCCTAGAAAACTGTGCAAAAAGCTGGGCAGTAAGCTCACACCTAAAAAACAGAAACCTTTTGCCAAACCTATAGAGCCCCCAGAGAACTCCACCCAAAACTTAGACGATGTCCCTATCCCAAAATCATCCTATAATTCAGACCCCAGCAAGTGGGACGATCCCAACTTCAACCCATTCAACTCCAGTACAGGCTGCTCTCCCAGCCTTCCAAAGGGATCCTATAGCTTTAACACTGAAAGTATTGATGACTCCATTGATCCTTTTAAGCCTTCCAAGACCTTGGCCCTTGCCCTGTCTGAGGACACTTCTTTACCTGACAAGCTCACAGAGGATCTGGAATCCCAGAAACTTGAACTGCCCATCGAGGCTGAGGGGAAAGCGAGAATGTCACCAAAGAAGACCAAGTCTAGGTTAATAAC GACTTCTGAGCAAGTGCGGTTTCTCTGTTTTCTGCT GGGTGCCTGCAAAGTAAAGAAGTATGAAAACCAGTCCCTGGTATTGGATATCTGTGGTCAG CAGGAGGATGAGCCGGTGACGGCAGAGGCGCACAGAGAGGGTCATGCCACCGATGAAGAAAAACTGGCATCAACCACCTCCAGTCAGAAGCAGCCACTGACCGAGGTCAAGGGGGACAACGACGACGAGTTTTTCGAGTGCTCCAACGTGCCTGAGTCTACCCGTGCAAAGAAACACCTTACTGAGG GTCTTGAAAAAGCAGTAGCCAGTTCCTTGGCAGAGACAGAATCCTGCTCACCT TACATCGACCCGGCTGGAACAAAAAACAAGCTGACGGGAAACGAAGACCAAGGAAAAGGAAGCCCCATCTTCGACACGATCTGCATCAGTGAGGCAGACAAAGAGGCTGTGCTGAACCTGATCAGAGAAGAG ATCATCACTAAAGAAATTGAAACCAATGAATGGAAGAGGAAATATGAAGAAAGCCGACAAGAAGTGTTTGAAATGAG gaAAATTGTAGCAGAATATGAGAAAACAATTGCACAGATGATAG AAGACGAGCAGCGCACCGCAATGAGCTCTCAGCAGGGCCTGCAGCAGCTCACCCTGGAGAAGGAACAAGCCATCTCTGACCTCAACTCAGTGGAGCGCTCCCTGTCAGAACTGTTCCGCAGATACGAGAACATGAAGGGAGTCCTGGAGGGCTATAAGAAG AATGAAGAGGTTCTAAAGAGGTGTGCCCAGGAGTACCTGGCCAGGGTGAAGCAGGAGGAGCAGCGCTACCAGACTCTCAAGATTCACGCCGAGGAGAAACTAGACAA GGCAAATGAAGACATTGCTCAGGTCCGCTCCAAATCCAATTCGGAAGCTGCAGCCTTTCATGCCAGTCTAAGGAAGGAGCAAATGAAGGTGGATTCCTTGGAGAGAGCACTTCAACAGAAG AATCAAGAAATTGAAGAGCTCACCAAGATCTGTGATGAGCTCATAGCCAAACTTGGAAGAAATGACTGA
- the LOC117397840 gene encoding transforming acidic coiled-coil-containing protein 1 isoform X5: MGGSVSHNKKQNGRTSPKQKQGRTSDSEGNFETPEAETPVHAPLKDFSEELLDNSPSKRAELLENDEQLISKTIEHPNRYLDKNSNQHEITSTEKCSLAEKNNLDKLNIEVVKQLANLQISEEETQKAPTGQPTDALDTSQEAMSEEQMVVTTEEVIELQAASESAPVKGKPKKSRPSSLKMMVDHQEPEEDEIPVPKVAYNFNPDEYNDNVNPFALGGSKLQNSPPAVSTIKTDSEIPDAESNLEETTGPAMKMEFDFTDNKENGDVKKPMPRKLCKKLGSKLTPKKQKPFAKPIEPPENSTQNLDDVPIPKSSYNSDPSKWDDPNFNPFNSSTGCSPSLPKGSYSFNTESIDDSIDPFKPSKTLALALSEDTSLPDKLTEDLESQKLELPIEAEGKARMSPKKTKSRLITTSEQVRFLCFLLGACKVKKYENQSLVLDICGQQEDEPVTAEAHREGHATDEEKLASTTSSQKQPLTEVKGDNDDEFFECSNVPESTRAKKHLTEGLEKAVASSLAETESCSPYIDPAGTKNKLTGNEDQGKGSPIFDTICISEADKEAVLNLIREEIITKEIETNEWKRKYEESRQEVFEMRKIVAEYEKTIAQMIEDEQRTAMSSQQGLQQLTLEKEQAISDLNSVERSLSELFRRYENMKGVLEGYKKNEEVLKRCAQEYLARVKQEEQRYQTLKIHAEEKLDKANEDIAQVRSKSNSEAAAFHASLRKEQMKVDSLERALQQKNQEIEELTKICDELIAKLGRND; the protein is encoded by the exons CTCGGACTCAGAGGGTAACTTTGAGACGCCAGAGGCAGAGACTCCTGTACACGCCCCCCTGAAAGACTTCTCGGAGGAGCTCCTTGATAATTCACCATCCAAGAGAGCAG AGCTGCTGGAAAATGATGAACAGCTGATCTCCAAAACGATCGAACATCCGAATCGTTACCTGGATAAAAACTCGAACCAGCATGAGATCACCAGCACGGAAAAATGCTCCCTGGCAGAAAAGAACAATCTAGATAAACTAAATATTGAGGTGGTGAAGCAATTAGCCAATCTTCAAATATCAGAGGAGGAAACACAGAAGGCACCAACAGGACAACCTACAGATGCCTTAGACACAAGCCAGGAGGCTATGTCTGAAGAACAGATGGTGGTCACCACAGAAGAAGTAATTGAGCTCCAGGCTGCCAGTGAGTCTGCACCCGTGAAGGGCAAACCCAAAAAGAGCCGACCTTCGTCCCTCAAAATGATGGTGGACCATCAGGAACCAGAAGAAGATGAGATCCCTGTTCCAAAAGTGGCCTACAACTTCAACCCAGACGAATACAATGATAACGTCAACCCTTTTGCCTTGGGTGGATCCAAGTTGCAAAACTCTCCGCCTGCTGTCAGCACTATCAAGACTGACTCTGAAATTCCTGATGCTGAGTCTAACCTGGAGGAGACGACAGGTCCTGCCATGAAGATGGAGTTCGATTTCACGGACAATAAAGAGAACGGGGATGTCAAGAAGCCCATGCCTAGAAAACTGTGCAAAAAGCTGGGCAGTAAGCTCACACCTAAAAAACAGAAACCTTTTGCCAAACCTATAGAGCCCCCAGAGAACTCCACCCAAAACTTAGACGATGTCCCTATCCCAAAATCATCCTATAATTCAGACCCCAGCAAGTGGGACGATCCCAACTTCAACCCATTCAACTCCAGTACAGGCTGCTCTCCCAGCCTTCCAAAGGGATCCTATAGCTTTAACACTGAAAGTATTGATGACTCCATTGATCCTTTTAAGCCTTCCAAGACCTTGGCCCTTGCCCTGTCTGAGGACACTTCTTTACCTGACAAGCTCACAGAGGATCTGGAATCCCAGAAACTTGAACTGCCCATCGAGGCTGAGGGGAAAGCGAGAATGTCACCAAAGAAGACCAAGTCTAGGTTAATAAC GACTTCTGAGCAAGTGCGGTTTCTCTGTTTTCTGCT GGGTGCCTGCAAAGTAAAGAAGTATGAAAACCAGTCCCTGGTATTGGATATCTGTGGTCAG CAGGAGGATGAGCCGGTGACGGCAGAGGCGCACAGAGAGGGTCATGCCACCGATGAAGAAAAACTGGCATCAACCACCTCCAGTCAGAAGCAGCCACTGACCGAGGTCAAGGGGGACAACGACGACGAGTTTTTCGAGTGCTCCAACGTGCCTGAGTCTACCCGTGCAAAGAAACACCTTACTGAGG GTCTTGAAAAAGCAGTAGCCAGTTCCTTGGCAGAGACAGAATCCTGCTCACCT TACATCGACCCGGCTGGAACAAAAAACAAGCTGACGGGAAACGAAGACCAAGGAAAAGGAAGCCCCATCTTCGACACGATCTGCATCAGTGAGGCAGACAAAGAGGCTGTGCTGAACCTGATCAGAGAAGAG ATCATCACTAAAGAAATTGAAACCAATGAATGGAAGAGGAAATATGAAGAAAGCCGACAAGAAGTGTTTGAAATGAG gaAAATTGTAGCAGAATATGAGAAAACAATTGCACAGATGATAG AAGACGAGCAGCGCACCGCAATGAGCTCTCAGCAGGGCCTGCAGCAGCTCACCCTGGAGAAGGAACAAGCCATCTCTGACCTCAACTCAGTGGAGCGCTCCCTGTCAGAACTGTTCCGCAGATACGAGAACATGAAGGGAGTCCTGGAGGGCTATAAGAAG AATGAAGAGGTTCTAAAGAGGTGTGCCCAGGAGTACCTGGCCAGGGTGAAGCAGGAGGAGCAGCGCTACCAGACTCTCAAGATTCACGCCGAGGAGAAACTAGACAA GGCAAATGAAGACATTGCTCAGGTCCGCTCCAAATCCAATTCGGAAGCTGCAGCCTTTCATGCCAGTCTAAGGAAGGAGCAAATGAAGGTGGATTCCTTGGAGAGAGCACTTCAACAGAAG AATCAAGAAATTGAAGAGCTCACCAAGATCTGTGATGAGCTCATAGCCAAACTTGGAAGAAATGACTGA
- the LOC117397840 gene encoding transforming acidic coiled-coil-containing protein 1 isoform X2, whose translation MAFSPWQMLSPVQWAKWTWSAVRGGGEGGEEEAAEEEDLSAEEEKSLSCSSDSEGNFETPEAETPVHAPLKDFSEELLDNSPSKRAELLENDEQLISKTIEHPNRYLDKNSNQHEITSTEKCSLAEKNNLDKLNIEVVKQLANLQISEEETQKAPTGQPTDALDTSQEAMSEEQMVVTTEEVIELQAASESAPVKGKPKKSRPSSLKMMVDHQEPEEDEIPVPKVAYNFNPDEYNDNVNPFALGGSKLQNSPPAVSTIKTDSEIPDAESNLEETTGPAMKMEFDFTDNKENGDVKKPMPRKLCKKLGSKLTPKKQKPFAKPIEPPENSTQNLDDVPIPKSSYNSDPSKWDDPNFNPFNSSTGCSPSLPKGSYSFNTESIDDSIDPFKPSKTLALALSEDTSLPDKLTEDLESQKLELPIEAEGKARMSPKKTKSRLITTSEQVRFLCFLLGACKVKKYENQSLVLDICGQEDEPVTAEAHREGHATDEEKLASTTSSQKQPLTEVKGDNDDEFFECSNVPESTRAKKHLTEGLEKAVASSLAETESCSPYIDPAGTKNKLTGNEDQGKGSPIFDTICISEADKEAVLNLIREEIITKEIETNEWKRKYEESRQEVFEMRKIVAEYEKTIAQMIEDEQRTAMSSQQGLQQLTLEKEQAISDLNSVERSLSELFRRYENMKGVLEGYKKNEEVLKRCAQEYLARVKQEEQRYQTLKIHAEEKLDKANEDIAQVRSKSNSEAAAFHASLRKEQMKVDSLERALQQKNQEIEELTKICDELIAKLGRND comes from the exons CTCGGACTCAGAGGGTAACTTTGAGACGCCAGAGGCAGAGACTCCTGTACACGCCCCCCTGAAAGACTTCTCGGAGGAGCTCCTTGATAATTCACCATCCAAGAGAGCAG AGCTGCTGGAAAATGATGAACAGCTGATCTCCAAAACGATCGAACATCCGAATCGTTACCTGGATAAAAACTCGAACCAGCATGAGATCACCAGCACGGAAAAATGCTCCCTGGCAGAAAAGAACAATCTAGATAAACTAAATATTGAGGTGGTGAAGCAATTAGCCAATCTTCAAATATCAGAGGAGGAAACACAGAAGGCACCAACAGGACAACCTACAGATGCCTTAGACACAAGCCAGGAGGCTATGTCTGAAGAACAGATGGTGGTCACCACAGAAGAAGTAATTGAGCTCCAGGCTGCCAGTGAGTCTGCACCCGTGAAGGGCAAACCCAAAAAGAGCCGACCTTCGTCCCTCAAAATGATGGTGGACCATCAGGAACCAGAAGAAGATGAGATCCCTGTTCCAAAAGTGGCCTACAACTTCAACCCAGACGAATACAATGATAACGTCAACCCTTTTGCCTTGGGTGGATCCAAGTTGCAAAACTCTCCGCCTGCTGTCAGCACTATCAAGACTGACTCTGAAATTCCTGATGCTGAGTCTAACCTGGAGGAGACGACAGGTCCTGCCATGAAGATGGAGTTCGATTTCACGGACAATAAAGAGAACGGGGATGTCAAGAAGCCCATGCCTAGAAAACTGTGCAAAAAGCTGGGCAGTAAGCTCACACCTAAAAAACAGAAACCTTTTGCCAAACCTATAGAGCCCCCAGAGAACTCCACCCAAAACTTAGACGATGTCCCTATCCCAAAATCATCCTATAATTCAGACCCCAGCAAGTGGGACGATCCCAACTTCAACCCATTCAACTCCAGTACAGGCTGCTCTCCCAGCCTTCCAAAGGGATCCTATAGCTTTAACACTGAAAGTATTGATGACTCCATTGATCCTTTTAAGCCTTCCAAGACCTTGGCCCTTGCCCTGTCTGAGGACACTTCTTTACCTGACAAGCTCACAGAGGATCTGGAATCCCAGAAACTTGAACTGCCCATCGAGGCTGAGGGGAAAGCGAGAATGTCACCAAAGAAGACCAAGTCTAGGTTAATAAC GACTTCTGAGCAAGTGCGGTTTCTCTGTTTTCTGCT GGGTGCCTGCAAAGTAAAGAAGTATGAAAACCAGTCCCTGGTATTGGATATCTGTGGTCAG GAGGATGAGCCGGTGACGGCAGAGGCGCACAGAGAGGGTCATGCCACCGATGAAGAAAAACTGGCATCAACCACCTCCAGTCAGAAGCAGCCACTGACCGAGGTCAAGGGGGACAACGACGACGAGTTTTTCGAGTGCTCCAACGTGCCTGAGTCTACCCGTGCAAAGAAACACCTTACTGAGG GTCTTGAAAAAGCAGTAGCCAGTTCCTTGGCAGAGACAGAATCCTGCTCACCT TACATCGACCCGGCTGGAACAAAAAACAAGCTGACGGGAAACGAAGACCAAGGAAAAGGAAGCCCCATCTTCGACACGATCTGCATCAGTGAGGCAGACAAAGAGGCTGTGCTGAACCTGATCAGAGAAGAG ATCATCACTAAAGAAATTGAAACCAATGAATGGAAGAGGAAATATGAAGAAAGCCGACAAGAAGTGTTTGAAATGAG gaAAATTGTAGCAGAATATGAGAAAACAATTGCACAGATGATAG AAGACGAGCAGCGCACCGCAATGAGCTCTCAGCAGGGCCTGCAGCAGCTCACCCTGGAGAAGGAACAAGCCATCTCTGACCTCAACTCAGTGGAGCGCTCCCTGTCAGAACTGTTCCGCAGATACGAGAACATGAAGGGAGTCCTGGAGGGCTATAAGAAG AATGAAGAGGTTCTAAAGAGGTGTGCCCAGGAGTACCTGGCCAGGGTGAAGCAGGAGGAGCAGCGCTACCAGACTCTCAAGATTCACGCCGAGGAGAAACTAGACAA GGCAAATGAAGACATTGCTCAGGTCCGCTCCAAATCCAATTCGGAAGCTGCAGCCTTTCATGCCAGTCTAAGGAAGGAGCAAATGAAGGTGGATTCCTTGGAGAGAGCACTTCAACAGAAG AATCAAGAAATTGAAGAGCTCACCAAGATCTGTGATGAGCTCATAGCCAAACTTGGAAGAAATGACTGA